A single genomic interval of Oncorhynchus tshawytscha isolate Ot180627B unplaced genomic scaffold, Otsh_v2.0 Un_contig_2519_pilon_pilon, whole genome shotgun sequence harbors:
- the LOC112235030 gene encoding LOW QUALITY PROTEIN: xylosyltransferase 2-like (The sequence of the model RefSeq protein was modified relative to this genomic sequence to represent the inferred CDS: inserted 1 base in 1 codon), with protein MVASVRVQKLLRRYKLAIAAALTILLIQGLVVWSLRSLEEGEAERKTRRSKLPDHNSQDPKREAVAWERQIALSGRSGARWNSRLERTGATAASALQRGTKRRGKHTIRVKMPLXPGVAVDGVPPHDPSSSRNFTDTRGGGEGAARLPPPAMPGEPGSVEGAPQAPSSDFVPKCDIMGKDALSALHRAGSRQCRQEIANIVCQHQAGQLMPRALPQFCPLHGFSSPVQTADELDNDLSKVENPVRVVFVLVVHGRAIRQLKRLIKAIYHRDHFYYIHVDKRSNYLHREVQQIAQQYPNVRATPWRMVTIWGGASLLKAYLHSMQDLLSMLDWNWDFFINLSATDFPTRTNDELVAFLSQHRDQNFLKSHGRENVRFIKKQGLDRLFHECDNHMWRLGERTIPEGLEVSGGSDWFSLTRRFVEYVINSQDELVAGLKQFYTYALLPAESFFHTVLGNSPMCDSLVDNNLRVTNWNRKLGCKCQYKHIVDWCGCSPNDFKPQDLVRIQQLTRPTFFARKFESTVNQEAIHILDTHLYGHYAPGTVAIKAYWESLFELADGVGSLSDVALTAYSSFFRLGLRSLESSQTSLETCRYEPIGYPVSVHLYFYDERFQGYLVRQEVQKVGSKVRETVEVWAVPQATMQLENNLREFERLKNLEVGTEWDPKERIFRNFGGVIGPLDEPVAVQKWVRGPNLTATIVWIDPAQTVAASYDISVDVDAEYTQYKPPLQRPLRPGAWTVRVLRLWERVAEARFLVTPLAFKGREPLRQEEDSWLHAGPPGNLYLEQGFQQLRSVLKLPPQEPALQEAQQRAQLVGKPLEAWVDRTVGAFWVTGDLCSTLPSPGPCPSLGPCTKSTWSSLAPDPKSELGPVKGDGRIR; from the exons ATGGTGGCCAGCGTCAGAGTGCAGAAGCTTCTCCGACGATACAAACTAGCGATTGCCGCCGCGTTAACGATTCTTCTGATTCAAGGGCTAGTAGTATGGAGTCTGAGAAGTCTCGAAGAGGGCGAGGCGGAG aGGAAAACGCGGCGGTCCAAGCTACCTGACCACAACAGCCAGGACCCCAAAAGGGAGGCAGTGGCCTGGGAGAGACAGATCGCCTTGTCTGGGAGGAGCGGGGCCCGATGGAACAGCAGGCTTGAGAGGACGGGGGCCACGGCTGCCAGCGCCCTCCAGAGGGGCACCAAGCGCCGGGGGAAGCACACCATCAGGGTGAAGATGCCCC GGCCAGGGGTAGCAGTTGATGGCGTTCCCCCCCATGACCCCTCCAGCAGCCGTAACTTCACTGATACCCGGGGCGGAGGGGAGGGGGCGGCCAGACTACCCCCTCCAGCCATGCCAGGGGAACCGGGCAGCGTGGAGGGGGCGCCCCAAGCCCCCAGCAGCGACTTTGTGCCCAAGTGTGACATCATGGGCAAGGACGCCCTGTCGGCCCTGCACCGCGCAGGTTCGCGGCAGTGCCGGCAGGAGATCGCCAACATTGTGTGCCAGCATCAGGCCGGGCAGCTCATGCCAAGGGCACTGCCTCAGTTCTGCCCGCTGCACG GTTTTTCCAGCCCGGTCCAGACAGCTGATGAGCTGGACAATGACCTGTCCAAGGTGGAGAACCCGGTCAGGGTGGTCTTCGTCCTGGTGGTCCACGGCCGGGCCATCAGGCAGCTCAAACGCCTCATCAAAGCCATATACCACCGAGACCACTTCTACTACATCCACGTGGACAAG CGTTCCAACTACCTGCATCGGGAGGTGCAGCAGATTGCCCAGCAGTACCCCAATGTGCGTGCCACGCCCTGGCGCATGGTGACCATCTGGGGCGGTGCCAGCCTGCTGAAGGCCTACCTGCACAGCATGCAGGACCTGCTCTCCATGCTGGACTGGAATTGGGACTTCTTCATCAACCTCAGTGCCACTGACTTCCCCACCAG GACCAACGATGAACTGGTGGCTTTTCTGTCACAGCACAGAGACCAGAACTTCCTCAAGTCACATGGGCGGGAGAACGTGAG GTTCATAAAGAAGCAGGGTCTGGACCGGCTGTTCCATGAGTGTGACAACCACATGTGGCGGCTGGGTGAGCGGACCATCCCAGAGGGCCTGGAGGTGTCTGGGGGCTCTGACTGGTTCTCCCTCACCAGGCGCTTCGTAGAGTATGTCATCAACTCCCAGGATGAGCTGGTGGCGGGCCTGAAACAGTTCTACACCTACGCCCTGCTCCCCGCTGAG TCCTTCTTCCACACAGTGCTGGGGAACAGTCCCATGTGTGACTCTCTGGTGGACAACAACCTGCGTGTTACCAACTGGAACAGGAAGCTGGGCTGTAAGTGCCAGTACAAACACATAGTGGACTGGTGCGGCTGCTCTCCCAACGACTTCAAACCACAGGACCTCGTCAGGATACAG CAACTGACCCGGCCCACGTTCTTTGCCCGAAAGTTTGAGTCCACGGTGAACCAAGAGGCTATACACATCCTGGACACCCACCTGTATGGACACTACGCCCCAGGGACAGTGGCCATCAAGGCCTACTGGGAGAGCCTGTTTGAGCTGGCGGACGGGGTGGGCTCCCTCAGTGACGTGGCCCTCACGGCCTACTCTTCCTTCTTCCGCCTGGGCCTCAGGAGCCTGGAGAGCAGCCAGACCAGCCTGGAGACCTGCAG GTATGAGCCAATAGGCTACCCGGTGTCGGTGCACCTGTATTTCTACGACGAGCGTTTCCAGGGCTACTTGGTCCGTCAGGAGGTGCAGAAGgtggggtcaaaggtcagggAAACGGTAGAGGTGTGGGCCGTGCCTCAGGCCACCATGCAGCTGGAGAACAACCTCCGGGAGTTTGAGAGGCTCAAGAACCTGGAG GTGGGCACAGAGTGGGACCCCAAGGAGAGAATATTCCGGAACTTCGGCGGTGTGATCGGGCCCCTGGACGAGCCGGTGGCGGTACAGAAGTGGGTTCGGGGGCCCAACCTCACTGCCACCATTGTGTGGATTGACCCCGCCCAGACGGTGGCGGCGTCTTATGACATCAGTGTGGATGTGGACGCAGAGTACACACAGTACAAGCCCCCGCTGCAGCGGCCGCTCCGCCCCGGGGCCTGGACAGTCAGGGTGCTGAGGCTGTGGGAGCGTGTGGCTGAGGCTCGCTTCCTCGTCACGCCCCTGGCCTTCAAAGGACGAGAGCCACTACGCCAAG AGGAGGACAGCTGGCTGCACGCGGGGCCACCAGGCAACCTGTACCTGGAGCAGGGCTTCCAACAGCTGAGATCTGTTCTGAAGCTGCCCCCACAGGAGCCCGCCCTGCAGGAGGCCCAGCAGAGGGCCCAGCTGGTGGGAAAGCCCCTGGAAGCCTGGGTGGACCGCACAGTGGGGGCCTTCTGGGTGACCGGGGACCTGTGCTCCACCCTGCCCTCCCCGGGTCCCTGCCCTTCCCTTGGTCCCTGTACCAAGTCCACCTGGAGCTCCCTTGCCCCAGACCCTAAGTCAGAACTTGGCCCTGTCAAAGGTGACGGCCGGATCAGGTAG